In Drosophila innubila isolate TH190305 chromosome 2R unlocalized genomic scaffold, UK_Dinn_1.0 1_C_2R, whole genome shotgun sequence, the following are encoded in one genomic region:
- the LOC117785230 gene encoding LOW QUALITY PROTEIN: membrane-bound alkaline phosphatase (The sequence of the model RefSeq protein was modified relative to this genomic sequence to represent the inferred CDS: inserted 1 base in 1 codon) produces MTTLYVILVLLSALVATSWSASFDIKRVHNQEQLLGRSNGGKSRDMSDFDPNSLAKNKYTPPEEKNAQFWYDVANEEIAKRVNLPQGDKRKAKNLIMFLGDGMSLTTVAAARILKGQLKGNTGEEDSLSFERFPHTGLSRTYCSNAQVPDSACTATAYLCGVKTNIVALGVTAGVNFNNCSGSEDPANHVSSIAAWAQAAGKSSGIVTTTTLTHASPSGAYAHTTNRFFECDTDIVTYGEGQNDPATCTDIATQLITQEPGKNFDVMLGGGMGKFLPKSIQDKFXRTGERSDGVNLLSKWQSLHPDGALAYNRNQLLSVNATRLKKLIGLFNSGVMDFHKMADPVQKPTLEEMTQKAIEMVASNDEGYFLFIEGGLVDYGNHFNVPQMGLDEVHELDKAVQKALDMTNPDETLIVVTSDHAHPLSISGYPGRGTDILGLNQHDTDVNGIKYATLNYAVGMQQYLDENGQRVDLTEKIKDPAFQYPSYIKGALGVHSGDDVGVFATGPQSHLFSGMMQQSTIPHLMAYAACIGDGPTLCD; encoded by the exons ATGACAACGCTCTATGTAATCCTGGTGCTACTAAGTGCTCTTGTAGCCACATCCTGGTCCGCTTCCTTCGACA TAAAGAGAGTGCATAACCAGGAGCAGCTGCTGGGCAGATCGAATGGGGGTAAATCTCGTGACATGTCTGACTTTGATCCCAATTCTTTGGCCAAGAATAAGTACACGCCTCCAGAGGAGAAGAATGCTCAGTTCTGGTATGATGTGGCCAATGAGGAGATCGCCAAGCGAGTGAATCTTCCGCAAGGAGACAAGCGGAAGGCCAAGAATTTGATCATGTTCCTGGGCGACGGCATGTCTTTGACCACAGTGGCAGCTGCCAGGATTCTGAAAGGTCAACTGAAGGGCAACACTGGCGAGGAGGATTCCCTGAGCTTTGAACGGTTCCCCCACACTGGATTGAGCAGG ACCTACTGCTCCAATGCCCAAGTGCCGGATTCAGCCTGCACAGCAACTGCGTATTTGTGTGGCGTGAAGACCAACATTGTTGCCCTGGGAGTGACAGCCGGAGTCAACTTCAACAACTGCAGTGGCAGTGAGGATCCCGCCAACCATGTGAGCTCCATTGCCGCCTGGGCACAGGCAGCTGGCAAGTCGAGTGGAATCGTGACAACGACCACCTTGACCCATGCCAGTCCGTCGGGAGCATATGCCCACACCACGAACCGGTTCTTCGAGTGCGACACTGACATTGTCACCTATGGAGAGGGCCAGAATGATCCGGCTACCTGCACGGACATTGCCACCCAGCTGATTACCCAGGAGCCTGGCAAGAACTTCGATGTGATGCTCGGCGGAGGAATGGGTAAGTTCCTGCCCAAGTCCATTCAGGATAAGT GGCGCACAGGAGAGCGTTCCGATGGCGTCAACCTGCTGTCCAAGTGGCAATCCCTGCATCCGGATGGAGCCCTGGCCTACAACCGAAACCAGCTGTTGAGTGTGAATGCGACGCGATTGAAGAAACTGATCGGTCTGTTCAACTCCGGTGTCATGGACTTCCACAAGATGGCCGATCCCGTGCAGAAGCCCACCTTGGAGGAGATGACCCAGAAGGCCATTGAGATGGTCGCCTCCAATGACGAGGGATACTTCCTCTTCATCGAGGGAGGTCTTGTGGATTACGGCAATCACTTCAATGTTCCTCAAATGGGTCTCGATGAGGTACATGAGTTGGATAAGGCTGTACAGAAGGCACTCGATATGACGAATCCCGACGAGACTCTCATTGTGGTGACCTCCGATCATGCGCATCCGTTGTCCATCTCTGGCTACCCGGGACGTGGCACTGACATCCTGGGACTCAATCAGCATGACACCGATGTCAATGGCATCAAATATGCCACTCTGAACTATGCTGTTGGCATGCAGCAATATCTGGACGAGAATGGACAGCGCGTCGATCTGACCGAGAAGATCAAAGATCCTG CTTTTCAGTATCCCAGCTATATAAAGGGAGCTTTGGGTGTGCACTCTGGTGATGATGTGGGAGTCTTCGCCACTGGACCACAGAGTCATCTGTTCTCTGGCATGATGCAACAGAGCACCATTCCTCATCTGATGGCTTATGCAGCCTGCATTGGCGATGGTCCCACACTATGTGACTAA
- the LOC117783739 gene encoding membrane-bound alkaline phosphatase-like: MTKLCLILVLFCALVATSWSASFDLKRVHSQEQLLGRSNGGKSRDMSDFDPNSLAKNKYTPPEEMNAQFWYDVANEEIAKRVNLPQGDKRKAKNLIMFLGDGMSLTTVAAARILKGQLKGNTGEEDSLSFERFPHTGLSRTYCSNAQVPDSACTATAYLCGVKTNIVALGVTAGVNFNNCSGSEDPANHVSSIAAWAQAAGKSSGIVTTTTLTHASPSGAYAHTTNRFFECDTDIVTYGEGQNDPATCTDIATQLITQEPGKNFDVMLGGGMGKFLPKSIQDKFGAQGERSDGVNLLSKWQSLHPDGALAYNRNQLLSVNATRLKKLIGLFNSGVMDFHKMADPVQKPTLEEMTQKAIEMVASNDEGYFLFIEGGLVDYGNHFNVPQMGLDEVHELDKAVQKALDMTNPDETLIVVTSDHAHPLSISGYPGRGTDILGLNQHDTDVNGIKYATLNYAVGMQQYLDENGQRVDLTEKIKDPAFQYPSYIKGALGVHSGDDVGVFATGPQSHLFSGMMQQSTIPHLMAYAACIGVGPTLCD; encoded by the exons ATGACAAAACTCTGCCTAATCCTAGTGCTCTTTTGTGCACTTGTAGCCACATCCTGGTCGGCTTCCTTCGACT TGAAGAGAGTGCATAGCCAGGAGCAGCTGCTGGGCAGATCGAATGGGGGAAAATCTCGTGATATGTCTGACTTTGATCCCAATTCTTTGGCCAAGAATAAGTATACGCCTCCAGAGGAGATGAATGCTCAGTTCTGGTATGATGTGGCCAATGAGGAGATTGCCAAGAGAGTGAATCTGCCACAAGGAGACAAGCGGAAGGCCAAGAATTTGATCATGTTCCTGGGCGACGGCATGTCCTTGACCACAGTGGCAGCTGCCAGGATTCTGAAAGGTCAACTCAAAGGCAACACTGGCGAGGAGGATTCCCTGAGCTTTGAGCGGTTCCCCCACACTGGACTGAGCAGG ACCTACTGCTCCAATGCCCAAGTGCCGGATTCAGCCTGCACAGCAACTGCGTATTTGTGTGGCGTGAAGACCAACATTGTTGCCCTGGGAGTGACAGCCGGAGTCAACTTCAACAACTGCAGTGGCAGTGAGGATCCCGCCAACCATGTGAGCTCCATTGCCGCCTGGGCACAGGCAGCTGGCAAGTCGAGTGGAATCGTGACAACGACCACCTTGACCCACGCCAGTCCGTCGGGAGCATATGCCCACACCACGAACCGGTTCTTCGAGTGCGACACTGACATTGTCACCTATGGAGAGGGCCAGAATGATCCGGCTACCTGCACGGACATTGCCACCCAGCTGATTACCCAGGAGCCTGGCAAGAACTTCGATGTGATGCTCGGCGGAGGAATGGGTAAGTTCCTGCCCAAGTCCATTCAGGATAAGTTTGGCGCACAGGGAGAGCGTTCCGATGGCGTCAACCTGCTGTCCAAGTGGCAATCCCTGCATCCGGATGGAGCCCTGGCCTACAACCGAAACCAGCTGTTGAGTGTGAATGCGACGCGATTGAAGAAACTGATCGGTCTGTTCAACTCCGGTGTCATGGACTTCCACAAGATGGCCGATCCCGTGCAGAAGCCCACCTTGGAGGAGATGACCCAGAAGGCCATTGAGATGGTCGCCTCCAATGACGAGGGATACTTCCTCTTCATCGAGGGAGGTCTTGTGGATTACGGCAATCACTTCAATGTTCCTCAAATGGGTCTCGATGAGGTACATGAGTTGGATAAGGCTGTACAGAAGGCACTCGATATGACGAATCCCGACGAGACTCTCATTGTGGTGACCTCCGATCATGCGCATCCGTTGTCCATCTCTGGCTACCCGGGACGTGGCACTGACATCCTGGGACTCAATCAGCATGACACCGATGTCAATGGCATCAAATATGCCACTCTGAACTATGCTGTTGGCATGCAGCAATATCTGGACGAGAATGGACAGCGCGTCGATCTGACCGAGAAGATCAAAGATCCTG CTTTCCAGTATCCCAGCTATATAAAGGGAGCTTTAGGTGTGCACTCCGGTGATGATGTGGGAGTCTTCGCCACTGGACCCCAAAGTCATCTGTTCTCTGGCATGATGCAACAGAGCACAATTCCTCATCTGATGGCTTATGCAGCCTGCATTGGCGTTGGACCCACACTATGTGATTAG